The segment AGAAGCGCTGGAGTGACGCGGAGTCCGGCGAGTTCCGCGCGCGCTACGCGGCGTGGGGCGAGGCGCTCGCGCTGCGCGTCTACACGTCGCGACTCATCGGCGCCGATCCCGACCTGGTGCTGCACGGCGGCGGCAACACGTCGGTGAAGTCGCGCGCGCGCGACTTGTTCGGGCGCGAGGTCGACGTGCTGTGCGTGAAGGGCAGCGGCTGGGACCTGGCGAAGATCGAGCCCGCGGGCCTGCCCGCGCTGCGGCTCGAGCCGTTGGTCGCGCTGCGCGCGCTCGATGCGCTGTCCGACGAGGACATGGTGGCCGAGCAGCGCCGCGCCATGCTCGACGCGTCGGGTCCGAGCCCGAGCATCGAGACACTCCTGCACGCGTTCCTGCCGGCGCGCTTCGTCGACCACTCACACGCCGACGCGATCCTGGCGCTCACCAACCAGCCCGACGGCGAGCAGCGCGTGCGCGCGTTGTACGGCGGGCGCGTCGGCTGGGTGCCCTACGTGATGCCGGGCTTCGCGCTGGCCAAGCGCGCGGCCGAGATCTTCGAGAAGGACCCGGGCGTGGAGGGGCTCGTGCTCGAGAAGCACGGCCTGTTCAGCTTCGGCGACGACGCGAAGACGAGCTACGAGCGTCACATTGCGCTGGTCGCACGCGCGCGCGCGCAGATCGAGTCGCAGACCGAGGGCCGCCGGCCGCTCGACGCGCGGCCGGTGGTCGCGATGCGCGAGTGGAACGAGATCGCGCCCGTGGTGCGCGGCGCGCTGGCCGCGGCCTCGGGCGATCCCGACCGGCCCTGGCGGCGCTTCGTGCTCGAGCACCGGAGCTCCGACGAGGTCCTGCACTTCGCGGCCGCCGCGCAGGGCCCGGCGCTCGCGGCGGCGCCGCCGATCACGCCGGACCACGTGATCCGCACCAAGGGCCCGTACCTGTTCGTCGAGCGCCCGCCCTACGCCAGCTACGAGTCACTCGCCGCCCGGCTGCGCGAGGAGGTCGACGGCTACCGCAGGCGCTACACGGAGTACTTCCAGCGCTGCACGGCGGCGCGGGGAGTCACTCGCACCATGCTCGACTCCACGCCGCGCGTGCTGGTGCTGCCGGGCATCGGCCTGGTCGCGGCGGGCGAGTCGCGCGCGGCGGCGCGCGTGGCGGCCGACATCGCCGAGCACACGCTGCGCACGAAGATCTGGGCCACGGCGATCGGCCAGTACGAAGGCCTTTCCGAGCTCGACCTGTTCGACGTGGAGTACTGGGGGCTCGAGCAGGCGAAGCTCGGCAAGGGCGAGTCACTGCCGCTCGCGGGCCAGGTGGCGCTGGTGACCGGCGGCGCGGGGGCGATCGGCGAGGGCGTGGCGCGCGAGCTGCTGCGCGCCGGCGCCCAGGTCCTGCTGGTCGACCTGGACGAGCCGCGGCTCGAGGCCACGCGCGCGCGCCTCGGGCCGGCGGTCGAAGTCTTCCGCGCCGACGTCGCCGACGAGGGCGACGTGCGCGACGCCTTCCGGCACGCGGCCCAGCTGTTCGGCGGCGTCGACCTCGTGGTGGTGAACGCGGGCATCGCGCGCAGCGGCGCGCTCGCCGACCTCGACCTCGACGACTTCCGCGCCGCGGTCGACGTGAACCTCACGGGCGCGTTCCTCACGCTGCGCGAAGGTCTCACGCAGCTGAAGCGCCAGGGGAGCGGCGGCAACGTGGTGATCGTCTCGACCAAGAACGTGTTCGCGCCCGGCGCGCAGTTCGGCGCGTACAGCGCCTCGAAAGCCGGCGCGCACCAGCTCGGGCGCGTGGCGGCGCTCGAAGCGGCGGCGTTCGGCGTGCGCGTGAACCTGGTCAACGCCGACGCCGTGTTCGGCGCGCCCGAGAACCCGTCGGGTCTGTGGCGCGAGGTGGGCCCGGCGCGCGCCGCGGCGCGCGGGCTCGAGCCCGAGCAGCTCGAGGATTTCTACCGCGACCGCAACCTGCTGCACGCGCGAGTCACTCCCGAGCACGTCGGGCGCGCGGTGCTGTTCTTCGCGCGGCAGGACACTCCCACGACCGGCGCCGTGCTGCCGGTCGACGGCGGCCTGCCGGAGGCGTTTCCCCGCTAGTCGATCCGTCCCCCCAGGATGGAGCCGCAGCCAGTGCTGAACGGGATCTTCGTGGCGCTCGTCGTCGGCGCGGTGGTCGCCGCCGCGCTCACGGGCAAGATGCCCGACGTGAACGACGCGGCCCTGGCCGCGGCCAAGAGCGCCGTCGACATCCTGATCGGGCTGATCGGCGTCATGGCGCTGTGGCTGGGCTTCATGCGCGTGCTGCGCGAGGCGGGCGTTCTGGCCGGGCTCGCGCGCGCGCTCGCGCCCGCGCTGCGCCGGCTCTTCCCCGACGTGCCCCCCGATCACCCGGCCATGGGCGCGATCGTGATGAACTTGGCCGCCAACGTGCTGGGCCTGGGCAACGCGGCGACGCCCTTCGGGCTGAAGGCCATGCGCGAGCTCGAGTCACTGAATGCGCGGCCCGGTGTCGCGACCAACGCCATGGCGCTCTTCCTCACCATCAACACCTCGGGGCTCGCGGTGCTGCCGCTGGGCGCGATCGCGGTGCGCGCGAGTCTCGGCTCGGACAACGCGGCGGGCATCCTCGTGCCCTCGCTCGTGGCCAGCGCCTGCGCGACGCTGGTCGGAATCGTGGCGGCCAAGCTGCTCGAGCGCTGGCCGGTGTTCGCGCCCGAGCGCGCGGCCGTGCCCGAGTCAGTGACTCCCCCCGCCGCGCCGGCGCTCGACTTCGCGGCCCTGGCCGAAGCGGAGAAGCTCGCGGCGCCCGTCCCGCTCGCGACCCCGGTGCGCTCCGCGGTCGCGATGGTGTGTCTGGCCGCCGTGCTGGTCGGGGTTCTGCGCGCGTTCTCCGCCGAGCCCACCTTCGCCACGGCCAAGGACGTGCTCTCGTCGTGGCTCCTGCCGGCGCTCATGGCCGGGATCGCGCTCACCGGCTTCGCGCGGCGCATCCCCGTGTACGACGCGTTCATCGTGGGCGCGCGCGAGGGGCTCGCGATCGCAGTCACCGTGCTGCCGTACCTGCTGGCGATCCTGGTCGCGGTGGGCCTGTTCCGGGCCTCGGGTGCGCTCGACGCGCTGGTCTCCGCGGTGGCGCCGGTCACGGGGCTCGTGGGCTTTCCCGCCGAGGCGCTGCCCATGGCGCTGATCCGGCCGCTCTCGGGCAGCGGCGCCCTCGCGGTCATGACGGAGACCATGCAGCACTACGGGCCTGACTCGTTCCCGGGCTTCCTGGCCTGCGTGATCAACGGCTCCAGCGAGACCACGTTCTACGTGCTGGCGCTCTACCTGGGCAGCGTGCGCGTGCGTGCGTCGCGCCACACCGTGCTGGCGTGCCTGGCGGCGGACCTCGCGGGGGTGGCGGCGGCGCTGGGCGCGAGCCGCCTGTTCTTCTGAGTGGAAGGAGGGCGCGCGAGGTGGTAGAGAGTCTGGCCGTGAGGCTCTACGCGGCCACCGTGGCACTCGCGGCTTTCTGGGCCGCACCGTTCGCGCGCGGAGCGGACTATCTCGGCGGCGAGGTGCGCGTGTACGTGCGCTCCGGGCCCGGGCTCGAGTTCCGCATCCTGAAGACGCTGACTGCCGGCCTGCCCGCGCAGAAGCTCTCGGTCGAAGGCGAGTGGGTCCAGGTGCGGATCCCCGGCGAGACCGAGGGCTGGATCCCGATCGGCAACCTGGTGAACGAAGAGCCCGCGAGCGTGGCGCTGCCCAAGCTGAAGGAGAAACTCGCCGCCGCGGAGGCGCGTGCGACCGAGCTCGACCAGAAGGTCACTGCGCAGGCCGCCTCGCTGGAGGAGCTCGCGCAGCTCAAGGAGCGCAACCGCGTGCTCGAGGACGACGCCTCGCGCGCGAGCTCGACCGCGCGCTGGAAGTCGCTCGCGGCGGGCTCGGGCATCACGCTCGTCGGCATCTTGATCGGCCTGCTCGCGCCGCGCGGTTCGGGTCAGCGAAGCCGCCTGAAGCTCTAGCTCATGGCGACCCGGCGCCGCAGCACGCGCGAGGCGCTCGCGTACCGCTGGCGTCGCGGCCGGCTCGAGCCCATCCGACACCCCGATGTGTACCCCCTGGACGGACTCATCGGCGTGGAGCGCTCGGTCGAGAGACTGCGCGCGAACATCGCGGCCTTCACGCGCGGCGAGCCCGCGCTCGACGCCTTGCTCTACGGTGAGCGCGGCACGGGCAAGTCTTCGGCGGTGCGCGGGCTCCTGGCGGAGTTCGGCGCCGCGGGCTTCCGGCTGATCGAAGTGCGGCGCGACGCGCTGCTCGAGCTGTCCGAGCTCTGGCCCGCGCTGCGCGTCCGGCGCGGGCGCTTCGCGGTGTTCTGCGACGACCTGTCGTTCGAGGAGAACGACACGAGCTGGAAGCAGCTCAAGGCCGAGCTCGACGGCGGCCTCGAGGCGCGGCCCCAGAACGCGCTGGTGATCGCCACCTCGAACCGCCGCCACCTGGTGCCCGAGCGGATGTCGGAGAATCGCGAGGCGGTGCTCGACCCCGACGGCCTCTTGCACCCGGGCGAGACCGCCGAAGAGAAAGTCTCGCTCTCGGACCGCTTCGGGCTCTTGCTGCCGTTCTTCGCCTTCGACCAGGAGACCTACCTGCGGATCGCCCGCCACCACGCGCGAGAGCTCGGCCTCGCCGGCCGAGTCAGCCCCGAGGAGTTCGAGCGCGGCGTGCTGCGCTTCGCGCTCGAGCGCGGCACGCGCAGCGGGCGCACCGCGCGCCAGGCGTGCATCGCCGTGGCGCAGTCACTCCTGGGAGGCACGAAGTGAGCGAGACCGCGACGCTGGTGGTCTCGTGCCCCGACCGCAAGGGCCTGGTCGCGGCGCTCGCGTCCCTCTTGCACGACCACGGCGCGAACATCCGCGAGGCGCAGCAGCACCTGGACCCGGTGGACCGCATCTTCAGCCAGCGCATCCAGTTCGACCTGGCCGACCTGGACCTGCCGCGCGCGCAGCTCGAGGAGCTCCTGCGCATCGAGTGCGGCCGCTACCAGATGCGCTGGCGCATCTCCTACTCGGACCGCGCCAAGCGCGTGGCGATCTTCGTGTCGCGCTTCGAGCACTGCCTGTACGATCTGTTGATCCGGCACCGCCTGGGCGAGCTGCGCTGCGAGATCCCGCTCGTGATCTCGAACCATCCGGAGCTCGAGCCGATCGCGACACAGTTCGGTGTAGCCTGGCGCGTGTTCCCGATCGACAAGCAGAGCAAGGCCGCGCAGGAGGCGCGCGAGCTCGAGCTGCTCGAGCGCGAGCGCATCGACCTGGTCGTGCTCGCCCGCTACATGCAGGTGCTCTCGGCGGAGTTCATCGCACGCTACCCCGAGCGCATCATCAACATCCACCACAGCACGCTGCCCGCGTTCGTGGGTGCGCGGCCCTACCACCAGGCGCACGAGCGGGGCGTGAAGCTGGTGGGCGCGACCGCGCACTACGCCACGTCGGACCTCGACCAGGGCCCGATCATCGCGCAGGACGTCGTGGCCTGCTCCCACCGCGACACGGTCGAAGACCTGGTGCGCAAGGGCCGCGACGTGGAGCGCATGGTGCTCGCCAGCGCCGTGCGCGCCCACCTCGACGACCGCATCGTCGCGCTGGGCCGGCGCACGGTGGTGTTCTAGCCAGCACCGTCTCGGGATGAGCGCATCCTAACATCAGGACTCACTCTCCCGGGCCGAGGAGTGGAGCGCCATTCCGGCACACACAGGGGGCTCGCTCATGCGCTCGGTTCTGTTCGGGGTCCTGGCTCTGTCTCTCGGCTTCGCATCGCTGGCTCATGCGGTCGGGTTCGCCAGCCCGTTCACCGACGAGGCGATCTGCGGGAACATCAGCGTGGCGCCCACGCTGGCGGGGCCGGGCAGCTACACCGGATCGACGCACTGCACGTCGATCTGCCGGGCAGTCTCCGCGCAGTGTCACCGCTTCGTGGTGCGCGTGGCCTCGTGCGACACGGCCTACGCGGTCTCGAACGCGGCGATGCAGGCGCGCAGCTGCAACGAGCTGGTCGAGGGCGCGGCGCGCATCCTGTGCCGCTCGGACGTGAAGAACACTCTGGTCGAGGCGCGCTCGACGATCGTGAGCCAGCGCGACGCGGCCTTCGACGGCTGCGACGGCTGGGAGTCCGACTGTCAGGCGGCCTGCATGGCGCCCTAGAAGTCCATTCCGCCCATGCCCGGCATGCCACCCATGCCGCCCATTCCGCCCATCCCGCCCATGTCGGGCGCACCGCCCGGCATCGGCGCGGGGGGCTCGGGCTTGTCGACGATCGCCGCCTCGGTGGTGATGAGCAGGCCCGCCACGCTGGCCGCGTTCTGCAGCGCGCTGCGCACCACCTTGGTCGGGTCGATGATCCCGTCCTTCACCAGGTCGGTGTACTGCTCGGTGGCGGCGTTGTAGCCGAAGTCACCGCCCTTCTCGCGCACGCGCGAGAGCACGACCGAGCCGTCCTGGCCCGAGTTCATGGCGATCTGGCGCAGCGGCGCAGTCACCGCGTGACGCACGATCTCGGCGCCGAGCGCCTCGTCGCCCGAGAGACCCAGGTCTGCGAGCGCCTTCTCGGCGCGCACCAGCGCCACGCCACCGCCCGCCACGATGCCCTCTTCGACCGCCGCGCGAGTGGCGTGCAGCGCGTCCTCGACGCGCGCCTTCTTCTCCTTCAGCTCGGCCTCGGTCGCGGCGCCGACGCGAATCACCGCCACGCCGCCCGCCAGCTTCGCCAGCCGCTCCTGCAGCTTCTCCTTGTCGTAGTCGGAGTCGGTCTCTTCGATCTGCTTGCGGATCTGCGCGATACGGCCCTCGATGTCGGACTTCTTGCCCGCGCCGCCGATGATCGTGGTGTTCTCGCGGTCCAGCACCACGCGCTTGGCCCGGCCCAGGTCGGCGAGAGTCACGTTCTCGAGCTTCACGCCCAGGTCCTCGGAGAGTGACTTGCCGCCGGTCAGCACACCGATGTCTTCCAGCATGGCCTTGCGGCGGTCGCCGAAGCCCGGCGCCTTGCAGGCGGCCACGTTCAGCGTGCCGCGGATCTTGTTGACCACGAGCGTCGCGAGCGCCTCGCCCTCGATGTCCTCGGCGATGATGATCAGCGCCTTGCCCGAGCGCGCCACCGCTTCGAGCAGCGGCACCAGCTCGCGCATGTTCGAGATCTTCTTCTCGTGGATCAGGAGATACGGGTCGTCGTACGCGCCCTCCATGCGCTCCGGGTTGGTCACGAAGTAGGGCGAGAGATAGCCGCGGTCGAAGCGCATGCCCTCGACCACGTCGAGCTCCGTGTCCATCGTCTTGGCTTCCTCGACGGTGATCACGCCCTCTTTGCCGACTCTCTCCATCGCCTCGGCGATCATCGCGCCGATCGACTCGTCGCCGTTGGACGAGACACGCCCGACCTGCGCGATCTCGTCCTTGCCGCGCACCTTGCGCGAGCTCTTGGCGAGCTGCTCGGTGATCGCGGCGACCGCGGTGTCGATGCCGCGCTTCAGCGCCATCGGCGCCGCGCCCGCGGCCACGAGCTTCAGGCCCTGCGCGTAGATCGCCTGCGCGAGCACGGTGGCGGTGGTGGTGCCGTCGCCGGCCACGTCCGAGGTCTTCGATGCGACCTCCTTCACCATCTGCGCGCCCAGGTTCTCGAACTTGTTCTCGAGCTCGACCGCCTTGGCGACGGTGACTCCGTCCTTGGTCGAGGTCGGCGCGCCCCAGCTCTTCTCGATCAGCACGTTCCGGCCGCGCGGTCCCATGGTGACCTTCACGGCGTCGGCGAGCGCGTCGACCCCGCGCTGCAGGCCGCGGCGCGCGGCCTCGTCGAAGCGAAGCTCCTTGGCACCCATCGCCGCTACTCCAGGATCGCGAGGACGTCGTCCTCGGAGATGATCAGGGTGTCCTCGCCGTCGAGCGTGACTTCGTTGCCGGAGTACTTCGAGAAGAGCACGCGGTCGCCCTTCTTGACGTCCATGGCGATCAGGTTGCCCTTGTCGTCCCGCTTGCCGGGGCCGGCGGCGATCACCTTGCCCTCGGTCGGCTTCTCTTTGGCGGTGTCGGGAATGATGATCCCGCCAGCGGTCTTCGACTCCTCGTCGATGCGCTGGACGATCAGCCGGTTGTGGAGCGGGCGGACTTTGGCTGCCATGGGGGTCTCCTTGTGATGGGTCGGCGGGGCCGCATCGTAAGGGGGCGTCCGAAGGAGTCAAGTCGGCGCGGCCGCGGCGCCGATCCGAGCGGCCATGAGGGCCGGAGTCATCGCCGCGGTCCTGTGTGTGCTGGTCGCGGGGAACGCCCTCGCGCAGGCCGGCTTCCGCATCTACGAGCCGCGCTCGCGCACGGCCGAGGAGCTGGCCCCCCTGGTCGCGCCCATGCTCGGGCCGGACGGCAGCGCCGTGGCGGACGCCCACGGAGGCAGCCTGGTGCTGGAAGGCGATCCGGCGGCGATCCAGCAGGCGCTTTCGGCGCTCGAGACGTTGGACCGGCCGCTGGCGCAGTACCGGATCGAGTCCGAGACCCGCAGCCGCGACTCGCTCGAGGGCGCCGCGGCGCGCATCGGCGGCTGGAGCGACCGCGGCACGTTCCGGGTGGCGCGCGTGTCGGCCGGCGCCGGCGCGGGCGCGCGCACGCACTCGGTCGCGGCCAGCGTGGTGGTGCTCGAGGGCCGCACGGCCGACGTCTGGACCGGGACCGAGGTGCCGCTGCACTTCGGCGGCGAGGTGGCGCTGGTGCCGGTGCAGAGCGGCTTCCGCGTGCGGCCGCGCACGCTGGGGACCGGCGAGATCGAGCTCGAGATCACGCCGATCATGGCGGAGCAGGGCCGGCGCGGCACGATCCGCGAGCTGGGCGCCGCCACGGCGCTGCGGGTCCGGCCCGGCGAGTCGCTCGCGCTCGCGGGCGTCGCCGAAGAGGCGGCCGAGCGCGGCGCGGGCTTCCCGGCCGGCGCGCGCGCCGAGGCCGGCACGAGTGACTCGCTGATCGTGGTGCGGGTGACTCCCTTCGAGAGCTTGCCCGCCGCGCCCGCGCGCTAGGCGACCAGCGCCCGCCCGATCACCTTCAAGAGGAGCGTCGCCTTCACGCCCTCGAAGATCGGCAGCACCTGGGCGTCGACCACGTAGCGGCTGATCGCGTACTCCTCGGCGTAGCCCCAGCCGCCGTGCAGGAGCTGCCCCTCCTGACTCACCGCGACCGCGACGTCGCAGGCGAGCAGCTTGGCCTGCGACGCGTAGGGCGCCGCGCGCCGTTCGTCCTCGTCCATGGCGGCGGCGGCGGCGTAGGTGATGGCGCGCGCCGCGGCGACCTGCGTGGCCATCCAGCCCAGCTTGTACTCCGTCAGCTGGAAGTCGATCAGCGGCTTGCCGAACTGGACCCGGTCGACCACGTATTCGGCCGTCTTCTCGAGCGCTGCCTGCGCCAGACCGCAGGCGCGGCCGCCGGTCTGGAGCCGGCCCGCGGCGAAGCCGCCCATCTGCAGGACGAAGCCCTTGCCGATGCCCGACTCACCGCCCACGGCGTGGTCGGCGGGCACGAACCAGCGCTCGAACGAGAGCGTGAACGAGTGCATGCCGCGGTAGCCGGGGGTGGCGTCGGCCTTGCCGACCAGGCGCCCGCCGCCGGGCTGCGAGAAGTCGAACTCGTGCCCGAGCGCGCGCGGCTTGGGCACGATGAACAGCGTGAGTCCGCGGTTGCCCTTCGACATGTCGGGGTCGGTGCGGCACAGCACGGCCAGCACGTCGGCGCGGCCGGCGAAGGTGCACCAGGCCTTGGGCCCGTTGATCTCCCAGCCAGCGACACCGTTCTGTGTCGCGCGTTCGGCGCGGCACTTCACCGAAGCGACGTCGCTGCCCACGTCGGGCTCGGTCACCGAGATGCCGACCATCAGCTCCCCCGCCGCGATCTTGGGCAGCCAGTGCGCCTTCTGCGCCTCGGTGCCGCCCGCGAGCAGCGCCTTGGCCAGGATCTCGGGCCGCGTGATCAGCGAGCCGGCCGCCGCGAGCGAGGCGCGCGACAGCTCCTCGGTGGTGATCACCATGGCCACGTTGCCCATCTCGACGCCGCCGTACTTCTCGGGGATCGAGAGACCGAAGTAACCCAGCTCCGACATGTTCTTGATGAACGACTCCGGCACGAGCTCGTCGTGGCGGTGGATGCGCTCGGCCTGCGGTGCCACCTCGGACTCGGCGAACGAGCGCGCGGCGTCGCGCGTGAGCACGAGGGTCTCGTCGAGCGGGCAGTCGTTCCGTCCGCGCTGCGCGGCCACCGCGCGCCCGATCGCGCGCACGCGCTCCTCGGACAGCGCTTCGCGCGCGAACGCCTGGCTCTCCTCGCTGGGCAGGTCGGCGGCGGTGAGTCCGTGCTCGGGGCCGTGGTCGCGCACCAGCCGCGACACGTCCGAGACCACCTGGCCGGCGAACACCGCGGCCTGCTCGCGGTAGATCCCGCCCGCGGACTCGGCCCAGGCCGCCAGGTCCTGGGCGGCGCGCAGCCGGGTCGCGACGTCGGCGAGCCGAGCAACGGCGACCTGTTGCTCGTCGATGTCGCGCGTGCGTGCGGCGGCAATTGCGCGCCCGAGCGGCGCCTGCAGCTCCGCGAGAGTCTTTCGGGTCCGGTCGATGCCCAGGGGGTTCGGCACGCGGGTCGCTCCTTAACTGAGAGAGGGACCAGTTGTGACGGAACCGCGCCCGCTCTGCAAGCAGGCGCGCAACGTTTGCGGGGTCGGCAAAGAGTGCGCGCTGCGGCGCGCGCTGCGGGCCCCGCGCCGGGGCATGCCCGTTGCTCCTTCCCCCGCCCGGAGGCGGAGCACCATGCAGACTTTTCGTACCCACGCGGGTTTCTCGCTGATCGAGATCATGACCGTGGTCGCGATCATCGGCATCATGACCGTGCTGGGTCTGGCGTCGCTGCGCGGCTACTCGCGGCACGAAGAGACTCGCAAGTACGCAGCTTCGATCGCCAACGTGCTGAACCAGGCGCGCTCGCAGGCGGTCACGGACGGACGCACCACGTTCGTCGTGTTCTCGGAGCCGACCAACGGCACGCTGCCGTTCGAGGTCGGTCAGATCGCGACGATCGTGACCGACACCGACGGCGACGGCAAGATCAGCTTCGGCGACGGCATCCGCCCGATCTTCGGGCCCAGCGGCAGCCAGAGTGCCGAGATCAGCCTCTACGGCCGGCACGGCCAGAACGCGCTGAAGACCGCGCCGATCCCGCCGGACGACCAGTCGAAGCAGATCACCGACGGCGTGATGGGCTCGCTCGACGACGGCATGACGCTGCCCAAGGACCCCGACTTCGGCGTGCCGATGGTGGTGTTCTCGTCGCGCGGCACCCCGGTGACTCTCTCCGCGCCCGACGACTGGGGCGCGGGCGCCGGTGGCGTGTACGTGACCGACAACGACCAGATGCTGCTCGCCGTGCTGGTCGAGCCGCTGGGCGCGGTGCACACCATGGCGTGGGACGACGCCTCGCAGAGCTGGAAGTGACCGCCATGAAGCACACGGTCACTCGCAAGCTATCGCGCGACGAGTCGGGTTACACGCTGATCGAGGTCATGATCGCGATGGCGATCCTGGGCATCGGCCTGATGTCGATCGCGGTCGCGCAGCTCACGGCGATCCGCATGACTGCGCGCAGCAAGAACATGCAGCAGGCGATGTTCCTGGCGCGCGAGGCGATGGACGACCTCGACGCCCGGCAGCAGCCCGGCGACCTGTTCCTCTCCACCAACGCCACCACGCCCGACGCGAAGAACCCGATCCAGGTCGGCAACGACCAGGAAGACGGCACGCGCTTCAACCGCCAGATCACGGTGACTCCGGGCGACCCCGAGGCCGGCATGGCGCGCGTGGTCGTGCAGGTGACCTGGCTGAACGCGGCGACCAGCGCCACGAACGTGGTCCAGCTCACGGCCACCAAGAGGATTCCTTGATCATGGGCAAGCGCACTCTCTCCGCCGCGGGCTTCACGCTGATCGAGATGATGGTCGTGGTGGTCATCCTCGGCGTGGTCACCGCTCAGCTCTTCACGGTCTTCGCCAACCAGAAGCGCGTGTTCACCAGCAACGACCGCGCGCTCGACGTGCAGGAGTCTGC is part of the Myxococcota bacterium genome and harbors:
- a CDS encoding acyl-CoA dehydrogenase family protein — its product is MPNPLGIDRTRKTLAELQAPLGRAIAAARTRDIDEQQVAVARLADVATRLRAAQDLAAWAESAGGIYREQAAVFAGQVVSDVSRLVRDHGPEHGLTAADLPSEESQAFAREALSEERVRAIGRAVAAQRGRNDCPLDETLVLTRDAARSFAESEVAPQAERIHRHDELVPESFIKNMSELGYFGLSIPEKYGGVEMGNVAMVITTEELSRASLAAAGSLITRPEILAKALLAGGTEAQKAHWLPKIAAGELMVGISVTEPDVGSDVASVKCRAERATQNGVAGWEINGPKAWCTFAGRADVLAVLCRTDPDMSKGNRGLTLFIVPKPRALGHEFDFSQPGGGRLVGKADATPGYRGMHSFTLSFERWFVPADHAVGGESGIGKGFVLQMGGFAAGRLQTGGRACGLAQAALEKTAEYVVDRVQFGKPLIDFQLTEYKLGWMATQVAAARAITYAAAAAMDEDERRAAPYASQAKLLACDVAVAVSQEGQLLHGGWGYAEEYAISRYVVDAQVLPIFEGVKATLLLKVIGRALVA
- a CDS encoding prepilin-type N-terminal cleavage/methylation domain-containing protein, with amino-acid sequence MQTFRTHAGFSLIEIMTVVAIIGIMTVLGLASLRGYSRHEETRKYAASIANVLNQARSQAVTDGRTTFVVFSEPTNGTLPFEVGQIATIVTDTDGDGKISFGDGIRPIFGPSGSQSAEISLYGRHGQNALKTAPIPPDDQSKQITDGVMGSLDDGMTLPKDPDFGVPMVVFSSRGTPVTLSAPDDWGAGAGGVYVTDNDQMLLAVLVEPLGAVHTMAWDDASQSWK
- a CDS encoding prepilin-type N-terminal cleavage/methylation domain-containing protein, whose protein sequence is MKHTVTRKLSRDESGYTLIEVMIAMAILGIGLMSIAVAQLTAIRMTARSKNMQQAMFLAREAMDDLDARQQPGDLFLSTNATTPDAKNPIQVGNDQEDGTRFNRQITVTPGDPEAGMARVVVQVTWLNAATSATNVVQLTATKRIP